The Candidatus Amarolinea dominans genomic interval TCGAATTCCGATCTCGGCCAGCGCCTGCATGGCGCCCAACGCAGATTCATCATTGCTGGCCAGGACGGCCGTGAACGGCGCGCCGGTTGCCAGGATTTGCTGCATCGCCGCATGACCGCCGCTGAAAATGTGCCGGCCGTAGGCCACGAGACGTTCGTCGCCGGTCAGCCCGAACTCATCGAGCGCCAACCGATAGGCCCGCAGCCGCGCGCCGGTATCGCCCGCCATGTCCTCTGGACTGCCGGCAATAAAGGCAATGAAGGCGATGCGCCGATGACCGTGCTCACCGTGTGACCTGTGTTCAATGAAGTGCTGGACGGCTTCGCGAATGCCCGCCGCGTTATCCGCGGCAATGGTTGGGCCTTCTTCGCCGGCCGCAACAAAGATGACCGGATGGCCGGCCGCGATCACGGCCTGCAGATCGGCCGAGCGCGCCTTCGTGTGCAGCGGATTGATGACGATGAGTCCATCGGTGTTCCAGGGGCCGATGGGAACGAAGTCATTGTCAGAGGACGGGAACGGCCAGGCGGGGCAGAGAGGATCGGACGACGCGGCCGACGCGCCCATGCCGCAGCCCAACAGGAGGTTGCAGCCCAGGTCCGCTGCCGCCTGACGGACGCCGCGGTAAATCGGGTTCAGATAGCTGAGCGGCGTAGCCGTCCAGTAGTATTGCCAGCCGGCCACGACCCCGATGGTTGGCCTGTCCCTTCGTTTACTGTACGACATGCGCCCTGCTTCGCCCCCCCCGTTTCAAGCCTCCTGCGCTTTCGATCACAGGCGCCATTATAGCCGCTTTCGCCTGCTCGATCAAGCCCGGTGCAGGGGATGCACTGCGGCACGGAAATCGCCGCTTTGCCGCAACATAGGCTGTGGGGTATAATTTGCCTGACTCACCCGGCCGCAGGCAGGTGATTGGCATGTTGAGACGTTGCAATGCAACGTCTCCGCGGCGACCAGGGCGCTCACAGTGGAGGTGGAACCATGATTCAGGAAGTTCGCATCAGCCATTTCAAACGCTTCGAGGCGGATGAGGTCATTGCTTACATCATTGCGATGGGTGGGGCCGGTGAACTGGGGGAAGCCAAGCGACATTTTTCGGCGTTAGGCATAGCCTTTCCTACCCTGCACGGGCTGTGTCTCCTCGATCGCGATCGCAGCGCCGGGCCGGAAGCCCAGGATTTCCCCAGCGGCCTGCGTCTGCTGCGCTGGAACCGCTACGAGATCGAGAATTACCTGATCGCGCGCGCCATGCGCCCCGACGAAGTTCACCCGGAAATCATCGAGAAGCTCGATGAAATCGCGGGGATGCTGCCGCCGCCCGCAGCGACAGAGCATCCAATCGAAAATAACGACGACGATGCCTCATGACCAACGCACCTGCACCCGGCGGCCTGCCCAGGCTGCCGGCCGCCAAGTCGCTTTTCTCGCAGCACTACCTGCAGGCGCGCCTGCCGGAGCACGCGGAATGGGCCGCTGATCCGCGCCCGGTTTTCGAGACCGTGGCCGGCCTGTGGGAGCGGGCGCGCACGCTCGGCGCAAGCTGGAACGAGGCGCAGACCGAGCAGGAGTTCGTCAAACCGGTGCTGGACGCCCTGGGCTGGAGCTACATCGTGCAGGCCAAGGCGCAGCGCCGGGGCGGCAGTCTGACGCGTCCCGATTACGCGCTCTTTGCCAGCCAGGCCGCGGCCGATGAAGCCTACCCGCACCAACGCGCCGATGACGCCTTCTACGGTCGCGCAACGGCCATCGCCGAGGCCAAGTACTGGGGCCGGCCGCTGAGCGCCACCGATGCCAGCGGCCGCAGCACCTGGAAGGCCGAAAGCAACCCCAGTCATCAGATGGTGAGCTACCTGGTGGGCACGCGCTGCCCGTGGGGCATCCTCACCAATGGTCGCACCTGGCGCCTGTACAGCCGTGAAGTCAGCAGCACGGCCAGCGAGTTCTACGAAGTTGACCTCGGACTGATCTTCGATAGCCTGCTCCCCCTCGCCTCGCGGGAGAGGGGATCGGGGGGTGAGGTCGGCGGCCCCACTCCCGAGCAACTTGCCGACTTCCAACGCTGGTGGCTCTTTTTCCGTCGCGACGCGTTTGTGCCGGACAGTCACGGCCGTTCCTTCGTCCAGCGTGTGCATGAAGGCTCGAACACGTACGCCCGCCGCGTCAGCGACAAGCTGAAGGAGCTGGTCTTCGATGAGGTGATGCCGGAAATTGCGGCCGGGTTCGTGGCTTACCGGCAGGAGCAGCTGGGCATCCGTGAGGAAACCGGCGAGAGTCTGCAGCAGATCTATGCCGCGGGACTGAGCCTGCTCTACAAGCTCCTGTTCGTGCTCTATGCCGAGGCGCGTGATCTGCTGCCGATGCGCAACGCCGGCTATCGCGAGCAAAGCCTGACCAACCTGGCGGCCTGGGCGGCCGAACGGATTGACCGCCGCCTGCCGCTCAGCGATGCCACTTTCGCCACCCCGCGCTACGAAGCGCTGCTCGCCCTCTTCCGCCGCATTGACCGCGGCGATCCCAGCCTGGGCATCCCGCGCTACGACGGCGGGCTGTTCAGTGCGGCTACGCCCGAAAATCGTTTCCTGGAACGCCACAAGTTGAGCGATCGGGCGGTGGCGCGTGCGGTGGACATCATGGTGCGCGACGCGGGCGAACCGGTGGATTACACCTTCATCAGCGTGCGCAACCTGGGCACGATCTACGAGGGGCTGCTGGAGAACCGGCTGGTCCTCGCCTCACCCCCCGGCCCCCTCTCGCCGCAGGAGATGGGGCCGGGCGGTGAGGTCGCCCTCGTCAATGACAAGGGCGAGCGCAAGCTCTCCGGCTCCTACTACACCCCTGACTTCATCGTGGAGTACATCGTGAGCCAGACCCTCGATCCGATCCTGGACGAGCGGTCCCTGCGCTTCAGCGCGGCCCTGGGCCGCATTGCCGATCTGCGCAAGAAACTGCACCAGGCGCTGGACAAGACGACCAATCAGCGGCTGCAGGCGCAGCTGGCGAGCGCCGAACGGGACGCGCTCGAGGCCTTCCTGGGGATCAAGGTTTGCGATCCGGCGATGGGCAGCGGCCATTTCCTGGTCAACGCCGTGGATCATCTGACCGACGGCATCATCCGGCGCATGCAGGTCTACCACGACACTCATCCCATCGTGCCGTGGGACTGGAACCCTGTGCAGCGACTGATCGAACGGGTGCGCCGTGAGATCGAAGCGGAGATGGCGCGCCAGGGCATTGCGGTGGATGCGGCCCGGCTGGACGACACCGCGCTGCTGACCCGCCTGGTGATGAAGCGCTGCATCTACGGCGTGGACCTCAACCCGCTGGCGGTGGAGCTGGCAAAGCTGAGCCTGTGGCTGCACACCTTCACGGTGGGCGCGCCGCTCAGTTTCCTGGATCATCACCTGCGCTGGGGCAATTCGGTGCTTGGCGCGGACGTGCGCACGGTGGAACGCGCCATGCGGGTGACAGACGCCGGCCAGTTGACGCTGTTCCAGGGGCCGTTCGCCGGCCTGCTCGATCTGACCGCGGTGATGATCGAAGTGGCCGGGCGGGCCGACTCCACGCTGGCCGATGTGCAGCAGAGCGCCGAAGCCTACGCTGCGTTCCAGCGTCAGCTCCTGCCCTACAAACAGGCGCTCGACCTGTGGGTGAGCCAGTGGTTCGACGACGAGAGACCCTCGAAGTCTCGTCGTCCTGCCGGGCCGGCCGCGTTCGAGTTCATGACCATGCACAGCGGCGACGTGCTGCCCGCGCTGGCCGGGGAGATCGCCGTGGACGAGCGCTACCAGGGGGCCATCGCCCGCGCCCGCGGCCAGTGGGAGCAGCAGCGCTTCTTCCACTGGGATTTGGAGTTCCCCGAAGTCTTCATTGACCTGGCCGGCCGCGACTGGGCCGCGGACGGCGGCTTCGACGCCATGCTTGGCAACCCGCCCTATGTGCGGCAGGAGCAGGTGAGCGCGGCCAAGCGCTACCTGGCCGCAGCCCACGCGCCGGTGTACGATGCAGCGGCCGACCTGTACGTTTACTTTTATCACCGAGGCTGTGAGATGCTGCGTCGCGGCGGTCGACTGGCGTTCATCGTCAACAACAAGTGGTTGCGCGCCGGTTACGGCGAGCCGCTGCGGCGCTACCTTGCCGAACAGACCGTGGTGGAGCGAATCGTGGACTTCGGCCACGCGCCGATCTTCCCCGACGCCGACACCTTCCCGTGCATCGCGGTGCTGCGCAAGCCGGCCGCCGAACCGGCCGCCCCTGCCGAGACCGAGGTGTGCGCGTTCCCGCGCGAGGAGTTAGGCCACAGCGACCTGACGACCTACGTGGAAGCCCACAGCCATCGCGTGCCGGCCGGCCGTTTCAGCGCGGCGCCGTGGAGTCTGGAACCGCCGGATGTGAACGCGCTGATGACGAAAATTCGGCGTGCTGGTGTACCGCTTCTTGATTTTATCGGCGGTAAACCCTATCGAGGCATTTTGACCGGCCTCAATGAGGTCTTCTCGATTGACACGCCAACGCGCGACCGGCTTGTGACTGCTGATCCGAGCGCTGCAGATGTGATCGTGCCCTATCTGCGCGGGCAGGACATCAAACGTTGGCATCCTGAGTGGGCCAGCCTGTGGATGATCCTGCTCAAGTCGAGCGAGAATTTCGACTGGCCCTGGAGTAAGTCAGGCGAATCGGCAGAGGCCATCTTTGCTCACGCATTTCCTTCTTTGCACGCTTACTTGAAACCACACGAAGGGGCACTGCGCAAGCGGCAGGACCAAGGGCGCTTCTGGTGGGAGTTGCGGTCGTGCGACTACTACTCAGTGTTTAGGCATCCCAAGATTATCCACACCGATATTGCCTGGCGTGCGCAGTTTGCGTACTCTGACAAACCGGTTTTCTTGGTCAACACAGCGTATGTTTGGCCGACCAATGACCTTTATCTGTTGGCAGTCGTCAATTCGCCCCTGATGTGGGCCTACATGTGGCGTAATGCTATGCACGGCAAGGACGAAGTTCTCCGCCTGATCTACTCCTTCACCGAGTCATTACCTATCGCGCAGCCCGATGACTCGATGCGTTCTGAGATTGAACCGGCAGTTCAGCGGCTTATCACGCTGACGCAGCAAAATCAGGTCGTCGTTGATGAGGTGTTGGTTTGGCTGGCGGCCGAGTTTGGCGTAACCACGCCGGGCCAGGCGTTGGGAGCGTTCGGCAACCTGGACGAAGGGGCGTTTATCCAGCAGGTGCGCGCTCGCCGTCCGAAGGGGGAGGCGCGACTCAGCCCTGCGGACGTGGGTGAACTGGCACGCGTCTACCGGCAGTACGCGCTGCCGCTGCGCGCTGGGGTCGCCGAGAGCGCGCGACTCGAAGGCCGGCTGGCGGAACTGGTGAACGCGGCTTATGGCCTGACGCCAGACGAAGTTGCGCTGCTCTGGCGCACCGCTCCGCCGCGGATGCCCGTCTCACAGCCGATGGACTGAGAGAAGGATGACTGGCTTCCCGCCGCGCCGCACACGAACAGCGCACGGCCGAGATCATCCGGCTGGAAACGCAGCTCAACGCGCGGGTCTATGGCCTGTTCGACCTGGGCGCAGCGGAGATCGAACTGATCGAGGCGAGCACGAAGTACCGGTATGGGGAAGTGTAGTATCGTTGGACAATGAACCGTCACGACGCTATAATAGGCGCGTCATTGGTTCGCTGGAGGAGAGTTTTAGACCGAGGTAACACCTATGCTCGATCAAGCCAGCCTGAATAGCCTGCTGCGTAGAGTGGATGTGTTGGGCCGTGAAGTTGAGCAGTTGCGGCGCGAATTGTTGCGCGGGGTAGCGTCTCAACCAACTGCGCCCCTGCGCAAGCCGTCACTCTTCGGCAGCGTGCGCGCCGGGGATATCACCGATGAAATGATCGAGGAGGCGCAGCGCGACCTCTTTCGATCATTGGATGACCTATGAACGCGGGAGATGTCTCCATGCTCTTCGTTTTGGATACGCACGTCCTCATCTGGTACTTCACCGGCAATCAGCGTTTATCAGATACCCTACGTGACAAGATAGATCAGGTGCGCCAGCAGGGAGGACGCCTGTTGGTTCCCACGATTGTCCTGGCTGAGGCGCTCAATATCGCAACAAAAGGGCGCTTGGTCTTTGATTTCCCGCGGCTCTATCAACTCGTACGCGATGAACCTGAGTTCGAGATTGTGGAGTTTGGGGTTGAGGTTTTCGACGAGACGCTGCGCGTCAAGGAGATTTCCGAGATCCATGACCGCATCATTGTCGCAACGGCCAGATTCTTCCGAGCCAGCTTGCTCACCAAAGATGGGATGATCCGCTCGTCGGGTCAGATCAACACGCCGTAGTTTCCCTTACAGGCGCCGGACTTCCCTCTGACCAGGCCACCCGCATCAGGATCTTCGACGGAGGAGCATGTCATGCAGAAGCTGTCCATCGGCGTGCAGGCGTTCGAAGTCATGCGAACGCAGGGATTCATCTACAAAAGTACCATCCTGACTTGGCAAAGTGACCGATTCTGTGCTAGACTTTAGGGCAATTGCCTTATAAGGCAATTGCCCTAAACGCTGTTCAGGAGTGATGCCCATGACGCCATCTTTTTATCCGCCACACCTCAGAGCCTTGTTCACCGACCGCGAGCGTGAGCTTGGTCTGCTCGAGCAGGCTACGCTCAGCCTGAAGGAGGGGCGACCACGCCACCTGGCGTTGTTCGGCCTGCGCCGCATTGGCAAGACGCTCCTGCTCATGGAACACCTGACGCGATGGCTGGAGCAGGCGCCGGCCGGCAGCGTGCGGCCGGTCTACGTGGATATGGAAGAATTGGTGACGTCCCCGGAACTGTTCAGCCGGCGCTACGTCGGCCTGGTGACATTCTGGGCTTTGACCGGCGGGCAGGGTGACCGCGAGAGTTTTCTGACGCCGGCCGGCTTGCTTGGCGGACCGGCCGCGGGCCTACGCTGCGTCGCCCAAACCCTGGCAACCCTCGATAGCGCGCGTGACGACCCGGCGTTGCAAGTCAGCGCGGCGCTCGATTTCCCCGAGAAGTTGGCCGTCGAACTGGACTGCTACCTCCTCTTGCTGTTGGACGAGTTTACCGAATTAGCCGTGCTCGGCAATTACCCTGCTGTGCGCCGGCCGGTGCAGCTCTTTCGGGCTGCGCTGCAGCGCCAGGGCCGCCTGGGATACGTTGTGGCGGCCTCCGCCATCAACGCCATGCAGCACCTGGTTCAGGACGGCCAGTCACCGCTTTTCTTGCAGTTCGAATCAGTGGAGGTGGCGCGCTTTCCGCTCGATGCGACCCTGGCCCTCGTCGAGCGCATCCTGGGCGCGACCCCGGCGGCCGGCGCCGGCCGACGTCTGCATGAGTTGACAGGCGGTCATCCGTTCTACATCTATGCCGTGACCTCGCGCATGAGGGACCTGGCCCAAACGGCCAGTACATTGACCGCCGCAGATGCTGAACGCGCCTTCCTCCTGGAAACGCTGACACGCGACGGTCGCATCTACAACTACTGCCGCTATCTCTACGACATCTCTCTCAGCCGCGCGCGCGGCTATGGCATTCTAAAAGCCATTCTGCAGACGCTGGCCGAGGAGGAAGGGCTGACGCTGAGCGAGATTGCCCGCCGGATCCGCAAGGGCGCCCCTGGCACGCGCAGTTACTTGCGCGCATTGCAGGAAGTGGACTTGTTGATCGAAGAGGGGGGCGAGTATTTCTATCGTGATCCTGTGTTACGTTACTGGGTGGCGGTCATGACGCGCGGGATCGAAGTAGACCTGTTTGCCAGCCGGACAATTCTGGCGCCGCTCCTGGCCGACCTGGAAGCACAGCACGCCCGGCTTTCATCCGAGTTGGGGCGCGCACGCGAGAGCCAGCTGCGTGAAACGATGCGCGCCTTTGCGGGGCAAGAGATGGATGGTGTTTGGTTCGGGATCAATGGCCGCCTGGCGCTACCGATCTTCACCCGCGTCGCGCCCTACCGGTCTGCCGACGGCCAGGTGGAAGTGGACGCTCTGGCTGAAACCGAAAGCGGCGACCGCTGGGCAGTCGAACTCAAGTGGCAGAGCAAGGTCGTCGGTGAGAAGGAATTGATCGCGCTGGCAGCCAAAGCCCGGACGCTGAACGCACAACCCTGGTGCGTCAGCCGCAGTGGTTTCACGCCGGCCGCGCGAGCCTACGCTGAGGCTCATGACATTCTCATCTCCACTCGCGCCGATCTGGAGAAGATCGAGCGTGCAGTTCGACACCCATCTGACTGAACGTAGCCGCCGCGCTCACAATCTCACGCTCGGCGATGTCCAGGGCGACGCCGGCGTCCGCAGCATGCGCCAGGCGTTTCTCGATCATCAGCACACCTCGATGTCACCGGGTTGACAAGAATCAGCGTCATGGTATTTTGGAGATAGAAACTCAAATGGGACAAAGTGATAGCTACGTTCGCTCAGCCGCCCGATCGGTTGCCGGCGGGTGAATTCCGCAGCTGACCCAAAGGCTGCGCGCTTGAGGAATGTGGGCCATGGTGGGTCACGAAAGCAGAGATATCAAATCATCCGGCATGGCATTGCGTTGTCTCAACAGGTAAATGGCCTTCGCCTTGCGCAGAGTGAGCAGATCTTCCTGTTCTACCAGGCGTGTGGCCTCGCGGCGCTCGGCCTCGGTCAGTTCCCGTTGCTCCTGAAGACCCAGAAGTTCTCGCAATCGCAGCATCTCTTTTGGCGCTGTTGTTGAGATCGCGATCTGCGTCAACTGTGCAGTATTCATGGACTCCAGGCCCGTTAGCCCCGCGTCCTGTGCTGATCCTGTGCGCTCGACCGGCGGCCGAATCCACTCAACTACCACCTGCTCAATCGGGCGTTTCGTTGCCCTGGCGATCCGGATAGCCTTCTGGTAGATACGCTGTGGCAATTCTAATGTTACCAATGTCATGGTGCAATCTCTCCGACAGGTCTTTTCTACCTGGTCTGAACGTGCTGTGTTGTCCCTGATAGAGAGATTGTACTACGATCAATTCCTGATTGCAAACAACACAGAAGTTGAGCTCAATGATGCCTTGTCAAATCGTGCGAAGACGGGGCGATTCACAGTTTAGGCGGGTGATCTGGCGCTGAACCAGCCGCGCCCGCTCCGCCTCAACCGCCGGCCGGCTGGCTGGCCCGCGCCAGCACCGCTTCGATCGGATAATCGAGACCCGCTGCGCTGCAATAGGGCTTGAGCAGCTCATCGGCATCGGCGCAGAGGGCAGCGTACACGGGCGCTTCGACAACGTCGTTTTTCAGAGCGCCAACGCCGCGCACCAACGCTTGCGGCGAGGCAAAATGGACATTGCCCACTTCGGTTTGCGCTTCGATCTCGGCGAAGCCCGCCTCTTCCAACAGTGTCCGCACCTGAACAGGGTCGCTGAGTGAGTGCATGGCTGTCCAGTTATTGGCTTGCTCCGCGCCCAGGCGCCGCACCCAGATTTGCGTCACTGCCACCTGCCCAGGGCATCGCTCGCGCGCCCCCCACGTCATCAGCGCCAGACGGCCCCCCGGCGCCAGCACCCGGCGCATCTCGCGCAGCGCGGCCACCTGATCCGGGAAGAACATCAGCCCCAGTTGGCAGGTCACCGCATCGAAGCTGCCGTCCGCGTAGGGCAGGCTGTCCACCGACCCCTCGCGCCACTCGATGATCGCGCCGCCCGCCGGCCCATCCACATTGCGAGCCACGGCCAGCGCCTCCGGGCTGATGTCCAGACCCACCACCTGCCCGGTCGGGCCGGCGATCCGGGCGGCCTGATGGGTCACTGCGCCGGTGCCGCAGGCCACGTCCAGCAGCCGCTGACCGGGGTGGAGCGCGGCCAGGGCCAGGATGCGCTCCGCCCAGGGCGCAATCATGGATGGCACAAAGCAGGCATGGTAGATTTCGGCCCAGTTGCCGCTGATGCCCCAAACGTTCGCTGCGGTCATCAGCTCGCCCCGTTCTTGACCACCGGCAGCCCGGCTTCGATCCACGCCTGCACGCCGCCCTCCAGAATCTGCACGTTCGTGAAGCCCATGTCGTGCAGCAGCTTACCGCCAATCGCGCCCAGGGGCCCCAGGATGCAGGTGGTGATGATGGGCCGCGAGCGGTCGGCCAGCCGGGGATCCCGCCAGCTTTCCGGCACTTCGTTGTCGGCCAGATAGGTGAGCGCACCCAACGACAGGTTGACCGCGCCGGGCACAGTGCCGGTCTGGGCGATGTCGGCCGCGTCGCGCACGTCAATGACCAGCAGGTCGGCTTCCTTCTTCTGGCGGCGCTGGAGATCCGCCGGTTTGATGGTGGGCACGACCCGGTAGGCTTCCTCGGCCATCGCGCCGAAGGTTTTTTGAGACATGACCAGACTCCTTTCATTCCTTGCATTGTTGAACTGTCGAACTACATGCTTGAAAACCGTCGAGGGTTGCCCCTAGCATAGCCGATGTCGGGTTGCCTTTTCTGCCGTTTCTTGCCAAATTCGTTTTTCATTCGGTTGCAAGTTGTGCTATACTTGCGCACACAAAAGCTACGATCCATTGCTGCGAAAGGAGGGTTGGCATGGATATCTCCCACATTCCGCTCACTGTTTCGACCAGCCTCGGAGAGCTGCTCAGGTTCCTCCGTCGCCGCGCCCGGCTTTCCCAGCGCGAGTTGTCCATTGCAGTCGGCTACAGCGAGTCCCACATCAGCCGCATCGAAAACAACGAACGCCCCGTTGACCGCGCCAGTCTGTTGGCGCTCTTCGTGCCCGCCATGGAAATCGAGAACGAGCCGGAGACCATCGCCCGCCTCCTGGCGCTGTGCGAGCAGGCGCAGCCGCTGCCCGCGAGCAGCTCGCCTGCGCCCGTTCCGTCACGACCGGGCGCCGAACCGCAACCGGTCCCTCCCAATCGCCTCCCCGTTCAGCTCACCTCCTTCATCGGACGCGCCGAGGAATTGGTCGAACTGCGGGAACTGCTGGCCGAGGACCAGACCCGGCTGCTCACCCTGGCCGGCGCGGGCGGCTGCGGCAAGACCCGGCTGGCCCTGCGCGTGGGGGAAGGGATGGCCCACGCGTACAGCCACGGCGTCTGGCTGGTGGAACTGGCCGCGCTGACCGACCCCCGCCTGCTGGTCAGAGAAGTGGCCTCGACCTTCGATCTGCAGGAAAACGCCGAACGCCCGCTGCTGGCAGCCCTGACCGACTTCTTGCGCCCCCGCCAGGCGCTGCTCATCCTGGACAATTGCGAACACCTGGTGGATGTGGCCGCGCGCCTGGCCGCCGCTCTCCTGCAGGCGTGTCCCGATCTGCGCATTCTGGCCACCAGCCGCGAAAACCTGGCCGTCCCCGGCGAAATCGTCTATCCGGTCCAACCCCTCGCCCTGCCGCCGGCCCTGCTGGGCGGGCGCCCCGGCCGGGCTGACGTGGAAGGCTACGACGCCATCCGCCTCTTCGTGGAGCGGGCCAGGGCGGTGCTGCGCGGCTTTGCCCTCAGCGACCAGAACGCGCCGGCCGTCGCGCGCATCTGCCAGCGGCTGGACGGCATCCCCCTGGGTATCGAACTGGCCGCGGCCTGGCTGCCCCTGCTTTCACCGGAGGAAATCGCGGCCCGGCTGGAACGCAATCTCGATCTGCCTGCGGGAGGACGGCGAACCCTCCTGCCCCGCCACCAAACCCTGACCGCGGCCATTGCGTGGAGCTACCATCTGCTCGCTGGCGAGGAGCAGGCGCTGCTGCGCCGTCTTTCCATCTTTGGCGGCGACTGGTCGCTGGAAGCTGCGGAAGAGATCGCCGGGGAATTGC includes:
- a CDS encoding PIN domain-containing protein, with the translated sequence MLFVLDTHVLIWYFTGNQRLSDTLRDKIDQVRQQGGRLLVPTIVLAEALNIATKGRLVFDFPRLYQLVRDEPEFEIVEFGVEVFDETLRVKEISEIHDRIIVATARFFRASLLTKDGMIRSSGQINTP
- a CDS encoding sulfurtransferase; the protein is MSQKTFGAMAEEAYRVVPTIKPADLQRRQKKEADLLVIDVRDAADIAQTGTVPGAVNLSLGALTYLADNEVPESWRDPRLADRSRPIITTCILGPLGAIGGKLLHDMGFTNVQILEGGVQAWIEAGLPVVKNGAS
- a CDS encoding restriction endonuclease, with product MTPSFYPPHLRALFTDRERELGLLEQATLSLKEGRPRHLALFGLRRIGKTLLLMEHLTRWLEQAPAGSVRPVYVDMEELVTSPELFSRRYVGLVTFWALTGGQGDRESFLTPAGLLGGPAAGLRCVAQTLATLDSARDDPALQVSAALDFPEKLAVELDCYLLLLLDEFTELAVLGNYPAVRRPVQLFRAALQRQGRLGYVVAASAINAMQHLVQDGQSPLFLQFESVEVARFPLDATLALVERILGATPAAGAGRRLHELTGGHPFYIYAVTSRMRDLAQTASTLTAADAERAFLLETLTRDGRIYNYCRYLYDISLSRARGYGILKAILQTLAEEEGLTLSEIARRIRKGAPGTRSYLRALQEVDLLIEEGGEYFYRDPVLRYWVAVMTRGIEVDLFASRTILAPLLADLEAQHARLSSELGRARESQLRETMRAFAGQEMDGVWFGINGRLALPIFTRVAPYRSADGQVEVDALAETESGDRWAVELKWQSKVVGEKELIALAAKARTLNAQPWCVSRSGFTPAARAYAEAHDILISTRADLEKIERAVRHPSD
- a CDS encoding Eco57I restriction-modification methylase domain-containing protein, producing the protein MTNAPAPGGLPRLPAAKSLFSQHYLQARLPEHAEWAADPRPVFETVAGLWERARTLGASWNEAQTEQEFVKPVLDALGWSYIVQAKAQRRGGSLTRPDYALFASQAAADEAYPHQRADDAFYGRATAIAEAKYWGRPLSATDASGRSTWKAESNPSHQMVSYLVGTRCPWGILTNGRTWRLYSREVSSTASEFYEVDLGLIFDSLLPLASRERGSGGEVGGPTPEQLADFQRWWLFFRRDAFVPDSHGRSFVQRVHEGSNTYARRVSDKLKELVFDEVMPEIAAGFVAYRQEQLGIREETGESLQQIYAAGLSLLYKLLFVLYAEARDLLPMRNAGYREQSLTNLAAWAAERIDRRLPLSDATFATPRYEALLALFRRIDRGDPSLGIPRYDGGLFSAATPENRFLERHKLSDRAVARAVDIMVRDAGEPVDYTFISVRNLGTIYEGLLENRLVLASPPGPLSPQEMGPGGEVALVNDKGERKLSGSYYTPDFIVEYIVSQTLDPILDERSLRFSAALGRIADLRKKLHQALDKTTNQRLQAQLASAERDALEAFLGIKVCDPAMGSGHFLVNAVDHLTDGIIRRMQVYHDTHPIVPWDWNPVQRLIERVRREIEAEMARQGIAVDAARLDDTALLTRLVMKRCIYGVDLNPLAVELAKLSLWLHTFTVGAPLSFLDHHLRWGNSVLGADVRTVERAMRVTDAGQLTLFQGPFAGLLDLTAVMIEVAGRADSTLADVQQSAEAYAAFQRQLLPYKQALDLWVSQWFDDERPSKSRRPAGPAAFEFMTMHSGDVLPALAGEIAVDERYQGAIARARGQWEQQRFFHWDLEFPEVFIDLAGRDWAADGGFDAMLGNPPYVRQEQVSAAKRYLAAAHAPVYDAAADLYVYFYHRGCEMLRRGGRLAFIVNNKWLRAGYGEPLRRYLAEQTVVERIVDFGHAPIFPDADTFPCIAVLRKPAAEPAAPAETEVCAFPREELGHSDLTTYVEAHSHRVPAGRFSAAPWSLEPPDVNALMTKIRRAGVPLLDFIGGKPYRGILTGLNEVFSIDTPTRDRLVTADPSAADVIVPYLRGQDIKRWHPEWASLWMILLKSSENFDWPWSKSGESAEAIFAHAFPSLHAYLKPHEGALRKRQDQGRFWWELRSCDYYSVFRHPKIIHTDIAWRAQFAYSDKPVFLVNTAYVWPTNDLYLLAVVNSPLMWAYMWRNAMHGKDEVLRLIYSFTESLPIAQPDDSMRSEIEPAVQRLITLTQQNQVVVDEVLVWLAAEFGVTTPGQALGAFGNLDEGAFIQQVRARRPKGEARLSPADVGELARVYRQYALPLRAGVAESARLEGRLAELVNAAYGLTPDEVALLWRTAPPRMPVSQPMD
- a CDS encoding class I SAM-dependent methyltransferase; translated protein: MTAANVWGISGNWAEIYHACFVPSMIAPWAERILALAALHPGQRLLDVACGTGAVTHQAARIAGPTGQVVGLDISPEALAVARNVDGPAGGAIIEWREGSVDSLPYADGSFDAVTCQLGLMFFPDQVAALREMRRVLAPGGRLALMTWGARERCPGQVAVTQIWVRRLGAEQANNWTAMHSLSDPVQVRTLLEEAGFAEIEAQTEVGNVHFASPQALVRGVGALKNDVVEAPVYAALCADADELLKPYCSAAGLDYPIEAVLARASQPAGG
- a CDS encoding XRE family transcriptional regulator — protein: MDISHIPLTVSTSLGELLRFLRRRARLSQRELSIAVGYSESHISRIENNERPVDRASLLALFVPAMEIENEPETIARLLALCEQAQPLPASSSPAPVPSRPGAEPQPVPPNRLPVQLTSFIGRAEELVELRELLAEDQTRLLTLAGAGGCGKTRLALRVGEGMAHAYSHGVWLVELAALTDPRLLVREVASTFDLQENAERPLLAALTDFLRPRQALLILDNCEHLVDVAARLAAALLQACPDLRILATSRENLAVPGEIVYPVQPLALPPALLGGRPGRADVEGYDAIRLFVERARAVLRGFALSDQNAPAVARICQRLDGIPLGIELAAAWLPLLSPEEIAARLERNLDLPAGGRRTLLPRHQTLTAAIAWSYHLLAGEEQALLRRLSIFGGDWSLEAAEEIAGELPPLAQADVLGLLRRLINKSLVTVERSAEGGTRYRFLEAIREFARQRLAESGEEAALADRHLAWFVTLAERAEPRLKSAQQLFWLAVLDQEQENLRAALSHSLTQGSVEEGLRLVGALGHFWEMRHHLVEGGRWGAGLLDAAQGRSELIHSPWRAKALFTAGVIAVYQFEDERARVHLEESVRIYRELEDAAGAGAALCFIAITQDRLQQPQQALDTYHEAIRCSQRAEDTWWIAEHLH